From Candidatus Bathyarchaeia archaeon:
GGGCCAAACTTGGCGATAATCACAAATGCGGGCGGCCCCGGAGTGATGGCTACCGACGCCCTCATAGGCATGGGCGGCAAACTTGCAAAGCTCAACCCTCAAACAATGGAATACCTCAACAGTGTTCTCCCACCATACTGGAGCCACGGAAACCCCATAGACATCCTTGGAGACGCGAGGGCGGACCGATACAAGGCTGTTCTGGACGCCGTTTTAAACGACGAGAATGTCGACGGAATCCTCATAATCTACACGGCTCAAGCAGTGGCGGATCCCGTTGAAATTGCCAAAAGCATCGTGGAACTCGTTAAAAGTAAGGGGCAAAGGGGCAAAACCATACTAACCTCCTTCATGGGAAAGAAGGATGTTGAGGAGGCAAACCTAATACTCAACGCCAATGAGATTCCAACATTTTCCACGCCTGAACAAGCGGTTAAAACATACCTATACATGTATAAGTACAGGCGAAACCTTGAGCTTCTCTATGAGACTCCTGAAGAACTGCCCGTTGACATTTCGCCGCCCAAACTGCCTATAATGGCTATTTTGAGGAATGCAGCCACCGAAAATCGTGAAGTGCTGACGGAGTTTGAAGCCAAAAAGATTTTGGAGTTCTACAATATCCCAGTGGTTAAAACTTATGTGGCTAGGGATGAGGATGAGGCTGTTGCCATAGCCTCTCGGATAGGTTATCCAGTGGTTCTAAAGATTCTTTCACCCCAGATAATTCACAAGACGGATGCGGGCGGCGTAGCCTTAGACCTTAAAAGCGAAGATGAAGTTAGGGAGGCTTTCCGAACAATAATAAAAAATGCGAAGAGATACAACCCCAACGCTGAAATCCTCGGCGTAACCGTTCAACCCATGATTAAGAAGCGTGGCGTTGAGGTTATTCTGGGTTCAAAGAAGGACATAGTCTTCGGCCCCGTCATCATGTTCGGCATGGGCGGCGTGGGCGTGGAGCTATTCAAAGATTATTCTGTGGGTTTGCCGCCTCTGAACCAAACCTTGGCTAGACGCATGATGGAGGAGACAAAAGTCTACCAGCTTTTGAAAGGCTTTAGGGGGATGCCGCCCGCCAACATCAAACGCCTAGAAGAGGTTATGGTTCTGTTCTCGCATCTACTCATAGACTTTCCACAGATAAAAGAGGTTGACATAAACCCGCTCATAGTGGATGAGAAGGATGTTATAGCCATAGACGCCCGCATAATAATTGACAAGGAGCTTGTCTTCAAAAAGGTGGAGCCCCACCAGCACTTGGTGATAAGCCCATACCCGAAGAAATATGAAACTTTGTGGAAGATGCGAGACGGCAGAACGGTGCTTTTGAGGCCCATAAAGCCCGAAGATGAACCATTATGGCTGGAGATGTTCCAAAACTGTTCGGAGGAGTCAATCCGCTACAAGCTTTTCCAGACGCTTAAGCACATGCCCCACGAAGTTAGAGTGCGCTACTGCAACATAGACTATGACCGTGAAATAGCCATAGTCGCAGAACTAACAGAAAACGGCAAAAGAAAAATCATCGGAACCGCCCGGGTGAGCATAGATCCCAACGGGAAAAGCGGTGAACTAGCCTTCCTAGTGGCGGATCCATGGCAAGGCCTAGGCCTGGGAACAAAACTCGTGGACTACGTTATAGAAATCTGCAGAGAAAGAGGCCTAGAAACCATCTACGCCATAATGGTCCCAGACAACCTCAAAGCCATCGAACTCATGAAAAAGTTCGGCTTTGCATTGAAATATACGGAGGAGGGTGTGATTAAAGGAACCCTGAACTTGAAAGAGGAGGTTCCGCCGCCATCTTCCCTAGAGAAGTCTAAGGAGGTTTATGTAGAAGCCGGGAAGCCAACAGGCAAGGAAGCTGAAACCGTTTCAGCGAGTTAGCCTGTTAGCTCCTTAAACCCGTTTTCTATACTGCTTTATATTTCAATTACATTTAACAAGACCAAAATTTTCTATTTACTATTGAGCTAAGTTTAAATTATAGATGCTACAATAATCTAGCTTCATTAAGTCATAAACCGGTGAGAGGATGGAGAAACCTCCAAAGTTAAAATTTGCTTTTTATTGGGCGGCAAGCTGCGGTGGCTGTGAAATTGCTGTCCTAGACATCAACGAAAAAATCTTGGATGTTATAGCTAAAGCCGACATTGTGTTCTGGCCTGTTGCTATGGACATTAAATATGGGGATGTTGAAGCCATGCCAGACAAAAGCATAGACGTCTGCTTCTTCAACGGAGCCATCCGGAACAGCGAACAGGAATACATGGCTAAGCTTTTGAGGCAGAAGTCTAAGGTGCTCGTAGCCTTCGGCTCCTGTGCCTGTGATGGAAGCGTCGTCGGTCTGGGCAACCTATGGAACCGCGAGAAAATCTTCGAGAGAGCCTACTTTGAAACACCCTCAACAAGAAACCCTGAAGGCGTAATGCCCCAAACCAGCTTTAAGGTGCCGCAGGGCGAACTTGAACTTCCAGAGTTCTATGATACAGTTAAAACCTTGGCGCAAACTGTGGATGTGGACTATTTCCTCCCAGGCTGCCCACCTCCGGTTCCAAGGGTTGTTGATGCTTTAGATATCATTCTAAGCGGAAAACTCCCACCTAAAGGCGCAAACCTCCTCTATAATAAGTCCATCTGCGATGAATGTCCAAGGGAAAAGAAGGACAGAAAAATCACCCAAATCAGGCGAATCTACGAGATAAACGACGACTTTAAAACATGTTTCCTAGAGCAAGGCGTAATATGCATGGGTCCCGCCACAAGGGGTGGATGCGGCGCCCAATGTTTAAAGGCAAACGTGCCATGCACTGGATGCGGGGGCCCGGCACCCCGCGTAGCCGACCAAGGAGCCGCTATGATTAGTGCTTTTGCCTCCATAGCTGCAGATCCAAAGGTTATAGAACAGGTGGTTGACCCCATTGGAACTTTCTATAAGTATTCTTTGGCCAACTCGATTCTGCGGAGGAGGGTAATGCGGTGAAGGAGATCGTCATAAACCCCATCACGAGGCTTGAGGGCCACGGCAAAATAACCATATTCCTAAACGAGGAGGGAGACGTGGACGAGGCCTACTTCCAGGTTCCAGAGCTCCGCGGCTTCGAAAAATTCTGTGAAGGCCGCAGAGCCGAAGACCTCCCCATAATAACACCCCGAATCTGCGGTGTCTGCCCCGTGGCCCACCACATGGCCAGCGCCAAGGCCCTAGATGCCGCCTTCAATGTGGAGCCGCCAGAACCAGCCAAAAAACTCCGCGAACTTATGTACTGCGGCTACTACATTTACGACCACACACTACACTTCTATTATCTCGGCGGGCCAGACTTCCTTGTTGGACCAGACGCACCACCAGAAAAACGCAACATTCTAGGAGTCATCGAAAAGGCCGGATTAGACATTGCCAAGGAAGTTATCAAACATAGGGCCTACGGCCAAAAAATAACGGAAGTTCTGGGCGGCAAAGCGACGCATCCGGTGAGTGCATGCATCCCCGGCGGTTTTGCAAGGCCCATAACTGAGGAGGAGCGTCGGGAAATTGAGCGTATG
This genomic window contains:
- a CDS encoding bifunctional acetate--CoA ligase family protein/GNAT family N-acetyltransferase — encoded protein: MVTTHLDKIFNPKSVAVVGASDEEGSVGYALMKNFLESGFEGEVYPVNIRKKEILGIKAYQNVLQLPKTVDLAVIATPAKTVPEVVEQCGKAGINGLIIISAGFKEIGPEGKALEDKILEIKQRYDLRIIGPNCLGIIRPSIRLNATFINKMPRPGNIAFISQSGALGTAILDWAIHENIGFSYFVSVGSMIDVDFGDLIDYFGTDPKTRSILMYVEGITNARKFMSAARHFARTKPIIVVKAGKYGESARAAASHTGSLTGEDDVYEAAFKRAGIVRVEEIADLFNCAEVLGMQPLPKGPNLAIITNAGGPGVMATDALIGMGGKLAKLNPQTMEYLNSVLPPYWSHGNPIDILGDARADRYKAVLDAVLNDENVDGILIIYTAQAVADPVEIAKSIVELVKSKGQRGKTILTSFMGKKDVEEANLILNANEIPTFSTPEQAVKTYLYMYKYRRNLELLYETPEELPVDISPPKLPIMAILRNAATENREVLTEFEAKKILEFYNIPVVKTYVARDEDEAVAIASRIGYPVVLKILSPQIIHKTDAGGVALDLKSEDEVREAFRTIIKNAKRYNPNAEILGVTVQPMIKKRGVEVILGSKKDIVFGPVIMFGMGGVGVELFKDYSVGLPPLNQTLARRMMEETKVYQLLKGFRGMPPANIKRLEEVMVLFSHLLIDFPQIKEVDINPLIVDEKDVIAIDARIIIDKELVFKKVEPHQHLVISPYPKKYETLWKMRDGRTVLLRPIKPEDEPLWLEMFQNCSEESIRYKLFQTLKHMPHEVRVRYCNIDYDREIAIVAELTENGKRKIIGTARVSIDPNGKSGELAFLVADPWQGLGLGTKLVDYVIEICRERGLETIYAIMVPDNLKAIELMKKFGFALKYTEEGVIKGTLNLKEEVPPPSSLEKSKEVYVEAGKPTGKEAETVSAS
- a CDS encoding oxidoreductase — encoded protein: MEKPPKLKFAFYWAASCGGCEIAVLDINEKILDVIAKADIVFWPVAMDIKYGDVEAMPDKSIDVCFFNGAIRNSEQEYMAKLLRQKSKVLVAFGSCACDGSVVGLGNLWNREKIFERAYFETPSTRNPEGVMPQTSFKVPQGELELPEFYDTVKTLAQTVDVDYFLPGCPPPVPRVVDALDIILSGKLPPKGANLLYNKSICDECPREKKDRKITQIRRIYEINDDFKTCFLEQGVICMGPATRGGCGAQCLKANVPCTGCGGPAPRVADQGAAMISAFASIAADPKVIEQVVDPIGTFYKYSLANSILRRRVMR